One window of the Natrinema sp. CBA1119 genome contains the following:
- a CDS encoding molybdopterin synthase: MHVLDVRDGGADGDALEAVVDRTVDRLSERGRVGVVRYDSTIADGAYARESITFGGDVTYDLGVDGDWLASGTGLSVGDALDSLATDCEYAVAVGTPTLRYPSIVVGSADLEREPTGDIIASVNDPGDLELDAVVGAVESAEPHETLESLVARIKRSPRADRAGAIATFTGRVRAKDSSDDARTQHLEFEKYEGVADERMAALEADLEARDGVFDVELYHRTGVVEDGEDIVFVVVLAGHREEAFRTVEDGINRLKDEVPLFKKEVTVEDEFWVHDRP; encoded by the coding sequence ATGCACGTACTGGATGTTCGCGACGGGGGAGCGGACGGCGACGCGCTCGAGGCGGTCGTCGATCGGACCGTCGATCGGCTCTCCGAGCGAGGCCGCGTTGGGGTCGTCAGGTACGATTCGACGATCGCCGACGGTGCGTACGCGCGCGAATCCATCACCTTCGGCGGAGACGTCACCTACGATCTCGGGGTCGATGGCGACTGGCTCGCGTCGGGGACGGGGCTGTCGGTCGGTGACGCGCTCGACAGTCTGGCGACCGACTGCGAGTACGCGGTCGCCGTCGGCACGCCGACGCTTCGCTATCCCTCGATCGTCGTGGGATCGGCCGACCTCGAGCGCGAGCCGACCGGTGACATTATCGCGAGCGTCAACGACCCCGGCGACCTCGAACTCGATGCCGTGGTGGGGGCCGTCGAGTCGGCAGAGCCCCACGAGACGCTCGAGTCGCTGGTGGCCCGCATCAAACGATCGCCGCGGGCCGACAGAGCGGGCGCGATCGCGACCTTCACCGGCCGGGTCCGCGCGAAAGACAGTTCGGACGACGCGCGCACCCAGCACCTCGAGTTCGAGAAGTACGAGGGCGTCGCCGACGAGCGGATGGCGGCCCTCGAGGCGGATCTCGAGGCTCGAGACGGCGTCTTCGACGTCGAACTCTACCACCGGACGGGTGTCGTCGAGGACGGCGAAGACATCGTCTTCGTCGTCGTCCTCGCCGGTCACCGCGAGGAGGCGTTTCGAACCGTCGAAGACGGGATCAACCGTCTGAAAGACGAGGTACCGCTATTCAAGAAGGAAGTCACGGTCGAGGACGAGTTCTGGGTCCACGATCGGCCGTGA
- a CDS encoding site-2 protease family protein yields MDDVDRSGFGAANRGGRSLEDGPPIDRIETVFAVYEARQEDGQIVYYGDPLTHPERVVRELWPIFRERGYDADLERRHGEYAIVAEPTSVGIDGIPWTNIVLFLLTVGSTLFAGSFWYQLDPISDPGVIWQAWPFTAAILGVLGVHEMGHYVMSRYHQVDASLPYFIPVPTLIGTMGAVITLKGRMPDRKALFDIGAAGPLAGLVATVVVTVIGLHLPPVSVDPALLQNPDAVRIELGYPPLLEFLAAGFDQPLYRNDPTTGVNPVVIGAWVGMLVTFLNLIPVGQLDGGHILRAMAGELQETIAALVPGALFALAAYLYYVDGYSVNTVLIWVIWGFLTALLASKGPATPVRDEPLGRGRFLLGTVTFGLGLLCFMPIPVVIVG; encoded by the coding sequence ATGGACGACGTCGACCGGTCCGGATTCGGCGCGGCGAACCGGGGCGGCCGCTCGCTCGAGGACGGGCCGCCGATCGATCGGATCGAGACGGTGTTCGCGGTCTACGAAGCGCGTCAGGAAGACGGCCAGATCGTCTACTATGGCGATCCGTTGACACACCCGGAGCGGGTGGTCCGTGAACTCTGGCCGATCTTCCGCGAACGCGGGTACGACGCCGATCTCGAGCGGCGTCACGGCGAGTACGCGATCGTGGCCGAGCCGACTAGCGTGGGGATCGATGGAATCCCCTGGACGAACATCGTGTTGTTCCTGTTGACGGTCGGGTCGACGCTGTTCGCGGGCTCGTTCTGGTATCAGCTCGATCCGATTTCCGATCCGGGCGTGATCTGGCAGGCCTGGCCGTTCACGGCGGCTATTCTGGGGGTTCTCGGCGTCCACGAAATGGGCCACTACGTCATGAGCCGGTACCATCAGGTCGACGCCTCGTTACCCTACTTCATTCCGGTGCCGACGCTCATCGGAACGATGGGGGCGGTTATAACCTTGAAAGGCCGAATGCCGGATCGAAAGGCACTGTTCGACATCGGCGCTGCCGGTCCGCTGGCCGGGCTGGTCGCGACGGTCGTCGTGACCGTGATCGGCCTTCACCTGCCGCCGGTTTCGGTCGACCCCGCATTACTCCAAAACCCCGACGCGGTTCGGATCGAACTGGGCTATCCGCCGCTGCTCGAGTTCCTCGCGGCGGGATTCGACCAGCCGCTGTACCGGAACGACCCGACGACCGGGGTGAACCCGGTTGTCATCGGCGCGTGGGTTGGGATGCTCGTCACTTTCCTCAACCTGATCCCGGTCGGTCAGCTCGACGGGGGGCACATCCTCCGGGCGATGGCCGGCGAGTTGCAGGAGACGATCGCAGCGCTGGTTCCGGGCGCGCTGTTCGCGCTCGCCGCGTACCTCTACTATGTCGACGGCTACAGCGTGAACACGGTCCTGATCTGGGTCATCTGGGGATTCTTGACCGCGCTGCTCGCCTCGAAGGGGCCCGCCACGCCGGTACGGGACGAGCCGCTCGGCCGCGGTCGGTTCCTCCTCGGGACCGTGACGTTCGGCCTCGGGTTGCTCTGTTTCATGCCAATCCCGGTCGTGATCGTGGGGTGA
- the thiL gene encoding thiamine-phosphate kinase, giving the protein MDERAALGLLSDELAAAGDDAAVVDGLVVTTDMLHERTDFPPGTTRYTAGWRAVGASLSDVAAMGAEATAAVAAYAAPEFDRDELLAFVRGASDVCERVDTEYVGGDLDGHDEFTVATTAIGRTDEPVPRSGARPGDVVCVTGTLGRSAAALEYFERAAERAGDGDRLRERANDLFRFEPRIATGRALAPHASAMMDSSDGLARSLHQLAEASDCGFAIDSDRLPIDDSVRDVADGDDEALELATTFGEDFELVATLPEDALAAVRETADVSLSVIGVVCEAEDGLTTDGEPLADRGYTHG; this is encoded by the coding sequence ATGGACGAACGCGCCGCCCTGGGGCTGCTGTCGGACGAACTCGCGGCGGCCGGCGACGACGCTGCCGTCGTCGACGGGCTCGTGGTGACGACGGACATGCTCCACGAGCGGACGGACTTTCCGCCGGGAACGACCCGCTACACGGCCGGTTGGCGCGCCGTCGGCGCGTCCCTGTCGGACGTCGCGGCGATGGGTGCCGAGGCCACGGCCGCCGTCGCCGCCTACGCCGCGCCCGAATTCGACCGCGACGAACTGCTCGCCTTCGTTCGCGGTGCGAGCGACGTCTGCGAGCGCGTCGACACCGAGTACGTCGGGGGCGATCTAGACGGCCACGACGAGTTCACCGTCGCGACGACCGCCATCGGGCGCACCGACGAGCCCGTTCCGCGGAGCGGCGCTCGGCCCGGCGACGTCGTCTGCGTGACCGGCACGCTCGGCCGGAGCGCGGCCGCGCTCGAATACTTCGAACGCGCCGCCGAACGCGCTGGCGACGGGGACCGGCTCCGCGAGCGGGCGAACGACCTCTTTCGGTTCGAGCCCCGAATCGCGACCGGCCGGGCGCTGGCACCCCACGCGAGCGCGATGATGGACTCGAGCGACGGGCTCGCCCGCTCGCTCCACCAGCTCGCCGAGGCCAGCGACTGCGGGTTCGCGATCGACTCCGACCGGCTGCCGATCGACGACAGCGTCCGCGACGTGGCAGACGGCGACGACGAGGCGCTCGAGCTCGCGACCACCTTCGGCGAGGACTTCGAGCTCGTCGCGACGCTCCCCGAAGACGCACTGGCGGCGGTACGTGAGACGGCCGACGTATCGCTGTCGGTGATCGGTGTCGTGTGCGAGGCCGAGGACGGACTCACGACGGACGGCGAGCCGCTCGCGGATCGCGGCTATACGCACGGCTGA
- a CDS encoding 30S ribosomal protein S19e: protein MATMYDVPADDLIEALADDLADRLEEPDWGAFAKSGVANELPPEQDDFWATRAASLLRKVADRGPIGVERLSTEYGGAKGGSNRYQVAPDKRTDGSKNLIRTILQQLEEEDLVETAEGEGRRITAEGRSLLDDTAGQVLEELDRPELERYA from the coding sequence ATGGCTACGATGTACGACGTTCCGGCGGACGACCTCATTGAGGCGCTCGCCGACGATCTCGCGGATCGACTCGAGGAACCCGACTGGGGCGCGTTCGCCAAGAGCGGCGTCGCCAACGAACTCCCGCCCGAACAGGACGACTTCTGGGCGACCCGCGCCGCAAGTCTCCTGCGCAAGGTCGCCGACCGCGGCCCAATTGGCGTCGAGCGCCTCTCGACGGAGTACGGCGGCGCGAAGGGCGGTTCGAACCGCTATCAGGTCGCACCCGACAAGCGCACCGACGGCTCGAAGAACCTGATTCGGACCATCCTCCAACAGCTCGAGGAGGAAGACCTCGTCGAGACCGCCGAGGGCGAGGGTCGCCGAATCACCGCCGAGGGTCGGAGCCTGCTCGACGACACCGCCGGCCAGGTTCTCGAAGAGCTCGACCGTCCGGAACTCGAGCGCTACGCCTAA
- a CDS encoding DNA-binding protein produces the protein MSGSPDEEKLEELRQKKMEQLQDRTDAQGEGNQEAAQQQADAQKKAVLRQHLTDEARKRLNTVKMSKPQFGEQVERQVVSLARSGRIQGKIDDDKMKQLLKELKPDSQSFDIQRR, from the coding sequence ATGAGTGGCTCACCAGACGAGGAAAAACTCGAGGAGCTTCGCCAGAAGAAAATGGAGCAGCTACAGGACCGCACCGACGCACAGGGCGAGGGCAATCAGGAGGCGGCCCAGCAGCAGGCCGATGCCCAGAAGAAAGCCGTGTTGCGCCAGCACCTGACCGACGAGGCCCGCAAGCGACTCAACACGGTCAAGATGAGCAAACCCCAGTTCGGCGAGCAGGTCGAGCGCCAAGTCGTCAGTCTCGCCCGAAGTGGTCGCATCCAGGGCAAGATCGACGACGACAAGATGAAACAGCTCCTCAAGGAGCTGAAGCCGGACTCCCAGAGCTTCGATATCCAGCGCCGGTAA
- a CDS encoding asparagine synthase-related protein, whose protein sequence is MELGLLYSGGKDSTLAALLLEEFYDVTLLTAHFGISDDWKHARETADDAGFAFERLECDPDVAREAADRIREDGFPRNGIQLVHTHALEQLATRAFDAIADGTRRDDRVPTVSRAQAQSLEDRHDIDYIAPLSGFGRSAVDRLVEARLDVTVGPSEEIDRADYEAELRALIGDEDGPAAIAECFPDHDQTYVTKVR, encoded by the coding sequence ATGGAACTCGGACTGCTCTACAGCGGCGGGAAGGACTCGACGCTCGCCGCGCTCTTGCTCGAGGAGTTCTACGACGTAACGCTGCTGACGGCGCACTTCGGCATCAGTGACGACTGGAAACACGCCCGCGAGACGGCCGACGACGCCGGATTCGCGTTCGAACGCCTCGAATGTGATCCGGACGTCGCCCGCGAGGCCGCCGATCGGATCCGCGAGGACGGCTTCCCGCGAAACGGGATCCAGCTGGTCCACACGCACGCCTTGGAACAGCTGGCGACTCGAGCGTTCGACGCGATCGCCGACGGCACTCGCCGCGACGATCGCGTTCCGACGGTGTCGCGGGCGCAGGCCCAGAGCCTCGAGGATCGTCACGACATCGATTACATCGCGCCGCTGTCGGGCTTTGGCCGGTCGGCCGTCGACCGGCTCGTCGAGGCGCGCCTGGACGTGACCGTCGGGCCGAGCGAGGAGATCGACAGGGCCGATTACGAGGCGGAGCTCCGCGCGCTCATCGGGGACGAAGACGGCCCGGCGGCGATCGCGGAGTGTTTCCCTGATCACGACCAGACGTACGTGACGAAAGTGCGGTGA
- a CDS encoding HAMP domain-containing sensor histidine kinase: protein MQRVADDDWVAEIGERLPVSPLSALGLFLAAIIGIRIALEHVTTRALLESVFPLLAATAVVFADRWLVSRDISVRDRLTVFGYGLGGFLAAVLVTALHLYVLYLEETGAQAPLYLLLMGGTVGVGAGTVAGIYEIQQRAAVREAERQSERLEEFASVVSHDLRNPLSVAQGRLRAAFTDGDPEHLQEVDAALNRMDELIEETLSVARSGTQVEDPYDVPLVELASDAWTVVETDEATYEIVGNRTLEVDPLRAKQLFENLYRNAIEHGRDDVHIRVGPCDGGFFVADDGPGIPEDERAAVLEQGYSMSEDGSGLGLAIVRAIADAHGWQVAITESEAGGARFEFTRGG, encoded by the coding sequence GTGCAACGCGTGGCCGACGACGATTGGGTCGCGGAGATCGGCGAGCGACTGCCGGTTTCGCCGCTCTCGGCGCTCGGTCTCTTTCTCGCCGCGATCATCGGGATCCGCATCGCTCTCGAGCACGTGACGACCAGAGCGCTCCTCGAGAGCGTCTTTCCGCTGCTCGCGGCGACCGCCGTCGTCTTCGCTGACCGATGGCTGGTCTCCCGGGACATCTCTGTCCGAGACCGGCTCACCGTCTTCGGCTACGGGCTCGGCGGCTTCCTCGCTGCCGTCCTCGTGACGGCGCTGCATCTCTACGTGCTGTATCTCGAGGAGACCGGCGCGCAAGCGCCCCTGTACCTGCTCTTGATGGGTGGAACGGTCGGCGTCGGCGCGGGTACCGTCGCCGGCATCTACGAGATTCAACAGCGGGCCGCCGTCCGCGAGGCCGAACGGCAGAGCGAGCGCTTAGAGGAGTTCGCGAGCGTCGTCAGTCACGATCTCCGAAACCCGCTCAGCGTCGCCCAGGGCCGGCTCCGAGCGGCGTTCACCGACGGCGACCCGGAGCACTTGCAGGAGGTCGACGCGGCGCTAAATCGGATGGACGAACTGATCGAGGAGACGCTGTCGGTGGCCCGCAGCGGGACGCAGGTGGAAGATCCCTACGACGTGCCGCTGGTCGAACTCGCGAGCGACGCGTGGACGGTCGTCGAGACGGACGAGGCAACCTACGAGATAGTCGGTAACCGAACGCTGGAAGTCGACCCGCTTCGGGCGAAACAACTCTTCGAGAACCTCTATCGCAACGCGATCGAACACGGGCGCGATGACGTCCACATCCGCGTCGGCCCCTGTGATGGCGGCTTCTTCGTCGCCGACGACGGCCCCGGCATCCCCGAAGACGAGCGAGCGGCGGTGCTCGAGCAGGGGTACTCGATGTCGGAGGACGGCTCCGGGCTCGGTCTCGCGATCGTCCGCGCAATCGCCGACGCCCACGGCTGGCAGGTCGCGATCACCGAAAGCGAGGCCGGCGGGGCCCGATTCGAGTTTACTCGCGGCGGCTGA
- the hisS gene encoding histidine--tRNA ligase: MYDRIKGFRDFYPGEMSARRATIDVLEETAREYGFREIGTPALERAELWTDKSGDEIVDELYSFEDQGGRHVAMTPELTPTVARMVVAKQQELSKPIKWVSTRPFWRYEQVQQGRQREFYQTNVDIFGSSAPEADAEILAWAADALTGLGLTGDHFEFRISHRDILGGVLESYGADVDTEAAIRAVDKSGKISAVEYHDLLIDAGLSADQAAEFDDLIADGDLEAVDTFADTERVTAAVENLQNVLAAAEDFGAREYCTVSLETARGLDYYTGVVFECFDSAGEVSRSIFGGGRYDDLIEGFGGQPTPAVGVAPGHATLPLLLQRAGVWPEEEVTTDYYVLQIGDTRSEAARISRELRDRGHVVETDVAGRSFGAQLNYADSINAETVVIVGEQDLANDEVTIKDMESGDQTQVPVEEFPGDLERPTFADFA, from the coding sequence ATGTACGACCGGATCAAGGGCTTTCGTGACTTCTACCCCGGCGAAATGTCCGCCAGGCGGGCGACTATCGACGTACTGGAGGAGACCGCCCGCGAGTACGGCTTCCGCGAGATCGGAACGCCGGCACTCGAGCGCGCCGAGCTATGGACCGACAAGAGCGGCGACGAGATCGTCGACGAACTCTACTCCTTCGAGGATCAGGGCGGCCGCCACGTCGCGATGACGCCCGAACTGACGCCGACCGTCGCCCGGATGGTCGTCGCCAAGCAACAGGAGCTGTCGAAACCGATCAAGTGGGTCTCGACGCGGCCGTTCTGGCGCTACGAACAGGTCCAGCAGGGCCGCCAGCGCGAATTTTATCAGACCAACGTCGACATCTTCGGCTCCTCGGCCCCGGAAGCCGACGCCGAGATCCTCGCGTGGGCCGCCGACGCCCTCACTGGCCTCGGACTCACCGGCGACCACTTCGAGTTTCGGATCTCCCACCGGGACATCCTCGGTGGCGTCCTCGAGAGCTACGGCGCCGACGTCGACACCGAGGCGGCGATCCGCGCGGTCGACAAGTCCGGCAAGATTTCGGCCGTCGAGTACCACGACCTCCTGATCGACGCCGGCCTCTCGGCCGATCAGGCCGCCGAGTTCGACGACCTCATCGCGGACGGCGACCTCGAGGCTGTCGACACGTTCGCCGACACCGAGCGCGTGACCGCGGCCGTCGAGAACCTCCAGAACGTGCTTGCGGCCGCCGAGGACTTCGGCGCGCGCGAGTACTGCACCGTCTCGCTCGAGACGGCCCGCGGACTGGACTACTACACCGGCGTCGTCTTCGAGTGCTTCGACTCCGCCGGCGAGGTCTCCCGGTCGATCTTCGGTGGCGGCCGTTACGACGATCTCATCGAGGGCTTCGGCGGCCAGCCGACGCCCGCGGTCGGCGTCGCCCCCGGTCACGCGACGCTGCCGCTCCTGTTACAGCGCGCGGGCGTCTGGCCCGAGGAAGAAGTCACAACGGACTACTACGTCCTGCAGATCGGTGATACCCGGAGCGAAGCGGCGCGTATTTCACGCGAGTTACGCGACCGGGGCCACGTCGTCGAAACCGACGTCGCGGGCCGCTCCTTCGGCGCGCAGTTGAACTACGCCGACTCGATCAACGCCGAAACCGTCGTCATCGTCGGCGAACAGGACCTCGCGAACGACGAGGTGACGATCAAGGACATGGAATCGGGCGATCAGACGCAGGTTCCGGTCGAGGAGTTCCCGGGCGACCTCGAGCGACCGACGTTCGCGGACTTCGCGTAA
- a CDS encoding DoxX family protein: protein MSTNEATIQWFGKREEFEYADSVAGYVLVGIRLIVGYWFLHAGWGKFGFVAGEPFDAAGYLQHAESPIVGLFEIVVGTPWLLEFTNVMIPLGEFLIGLGLIVGALVRLAAFFGGVLMVLFYLGNADWANGYVNGDLLGLLMFVLIGAFAAGRILGVDAYLEETEFVKRRPWLRYLLG from the coding sequence ATGTCTACTAACGAAGCTACCATTCAATGGTTCGGTAAGCGGGAAGAGTTCGAGTACGCCGATTCGGTCGCTGGCTACGTGCTAGTGGGTATTCGACTGATCGTCGGATACTGGTTCCTCCACGCCGGGTGGGGGAAGTTTGGATTCGTCGCCGGTGAACCGTTCGACGCGGCGGGCTACCTCCAACACGCGGAGTCGCCCATCGTCGGCCTGTTCGAGATCGTCGTCGGGACGCCCTGGCTGCTCGAGTTCACCAACGTGATGATCCCCCTCGGCGAGTTCCTCATCGGACTGGGACTCATCGTGGGAGCGCTCGTGCGCCTGGCCGCCTTCTTCGGCGGCGTCCTCATGGTGTTGTTCTACCTGGGCAACGCCGACTGGGCGAACGGCTACGTCAACGGGGACCTGCTGGGGCTCCTGATGTTCGTGCTCATCGGCGCCTTCGCCGCGGGCCGCATCCTCGGCGTCGACGCGTACCTCGAGGAAACCGAGTTCGTGAAACGGCGGCCGTGGCTACGCTACCTGCTCGGCTGA
- a CDS encoding sulfatase-like hydrolase/transferase, with product MADADADTRPNVLLVLTDQERYDASAPEGPPIETPTIDRLSSEGVRFERAFTPISICSSARASLLTGQFPHGHGMLNNCHEPDAIRANLPADLPTFSEELAAAGYDLTYTGKWHAGRDQTPADFGFSYLGGSDEHHDDIDEAYREYREERGVPVGEAGLEEEIYTGEEPRDGSEGTFVAAKTSVDVEGTRAYFLAERTIDAIESHADGDRDGPFFHRADFYGPHHPYVVPEPYASMYDPDEIEPPESYAETYDGKPQVHENYLAYRGVTGFDWDLWAEALAKYWGFITLIDHQFERVLEALENRGLAEETVVVHASDHGDFAGSHRQFNKGPLMYDDTYRIPLQVRWPGVADGGSRCEVPVHLHDLAATFLEIADVPVPDGFDSRSLVPLLENRGDLPEGHDWRDSTFAQYHGDEFGLYSQRMVRTDRYKYVYNGPDIDELYDLEADPAELRNLIDHPEYVAARREMRDRLVDWMEETDDPNRVWVTDMLENAS from the coding sequence ATGGCCGACGCTGACGCCGATACCCGCCCGAACGTCCTGCTCGTGCTCACCGACCAGGAGCGATACGACGCCAGCGCACCCGAGGGCCCCCCGATCGAAACGCCGACGATCGATCGGCTCTCGAGCGAGGGCGTCCGCTTCGAGCGGGCGTTCACACCGATCAGCATCTGCTCGAGCGCTCGCGCGTCGTTACTGACCGGTCAGTTCCCCCACGGGCACGGGATGCTGAACAACTGCCACGAGCCGGACGCGATTCGGGCGAACCTGCCCGCGGACCTGCCGACATTTTCCGAGGAACTCGCGGCGGCCGGCTACGACCTCACCTACACGGGGAAGTGGCACGCTGGCCGCGACCAGACCCCCGCCGATTTCGGCTTCTCGTATCTCGGGGGCAGCGACGAACACCACGACGACATCGACGAGGCGTACCGCGAGTACCGCGAGGAGCGAGGTGTGCCGGTCGGTGAGGCCGGCCTCGAGGAGGAGATCTACACCGGCGAGGAGCCGCGCGACGGCAGCGAGGGGACGTTCGTCGCCGCGAAAACGTCCGTCGACGTCGAAGGTACGCGAGCCTATTTTCTCGCCGAACGGACGATCGACGCGATCGAATCGCACGCGGACGGCGACCGAGACGGTCCGTTCTTCCACCGGGCGGACTTCTACGGCCCCCACCACCCCTACGTCGTCCCGGAGCCCTACGCCTCGATGTACGATCCCGACGAGATCGAGCCCCCCGAGAGCTACGCCGAGACCTACGACGGGAAGCCACAGGTCCACGAGAACTACCTCGCCTACCGCGGCGTGACCGGCTTCGACTGGGATCTCTGGGCCGAAGCCCTCGCGAAGTACTGGGGGTTCATCACGCTGATCGACCACCAGTTCGAGCGGGTCCTCGAGGCGCTCGAGAACCGAGGGCTGGCCGAGGAGACGGTCGTGGTCCACGCCTCGGACCACGGCGATTTCGCCGGGAGCCACCGCCAGTTCAACAAGGGGCCGCTGATGTACGACGACACCTACCGCATCCCGCTGCAGGTGCGCTGGCCGGGCGTGGCCGACGGTGGCTCGAGGTGCGAGGTCCCAGTCCACCTGCATGATCTCGCGGCGACGTTCCTCGAGATCGCGGACGTGCCGGTCCCCGACGGCTTCGATTCGCGAAGCCTGGTCCCCCTGCTCGAGAACCGAGGCGATCTGCCCGAGGGGCACGACTGGCGGGACTCCACATTCGCCCAGTACCACGGCGACGAGTTCGGCCTCTACAGCCAGCGGATGGTCCGCACCGACCGGTACAAGTACGTCTACAACGGCCCCGATATCGATGAGCTGTACGACCTCGAGGCGGATCCGGCGGAGCTCCGAAACCTGATCGACCACCCCGAATACGTGGCCGCCCGCCGAGAGATGCGGGACCGACTGGTCGACTGGATGGAGGAGACGGACGATCCGAATCGTGTGTGGGTAACGGACATGCTCGAGAACGCATCGTAG
- a CDS encoding desampylase, with protein sequence MIVLPTTAREAILERAREGKPEEICGVLGGEYEPDGRSRVLSQYPAENVAEAPRRRYEIDPERQLRIFECLEDRGEEIVGFYHSHPRGPPRPSATDAARATWPDRTYLIVSLEPLEVGSWRWRTGGDGANAPGDRFEREQLVVE encoded by the coding sequence GTGATCGTCCTCCCGACCACCGCCCGCGAGGCGATCCTCGAGCGCGCCCGTGAGGGGAAACCCGAGGAGATCTGTGGGGTCCTCGGCGGCGAGTACGAACCCGACGGACGGAGCCGCGTGCTGTCGCAGTATCCGGCCGAAAACGTCGCCGAAGCGCCGCGGAGGCGCTACGAGATCGATCCCGAACGGCAGCTTCGGATCTTCGAGTGCCTCGAGGACCGCGGCGAGGAAATCGTCGGTTTCTACCACTCACATCCCCGCGGCCCGCCGCGACCGAGCGCGACCGACGCCGCGCGGGCGACGTGGCCCGATCGCACGTATCTGATCGTCTCGCTGGAGCCCCTCGAGGTGGGGTCGTGGCGGTGGCGGACCGGCGGGGACGGAGCCAACGCTCCCGGCGATCGGTTCGAACGAGAGCAACTCGTCGTCGAGTGA
- a CDS encoding ABC transporter substrate-binding protein: MRIVTTLPSATEMVATLGCEPVGVSHECDYPPTAAAAPAVTRSRIDTSGSSGEIDRQVLETADTEDGVYDVDVETLDGLEPDVIVTQGMCDVCAVDVAVIEDAVDRISAEPEIVPTDPHSVGDVLDDLERIGRAIGREERAGDVRADLESRIEIVQSRTRDIDATDRPRVAVFDWTDPAMIAGHWTAELVDWAGGEYGLADIGERSRPREWDDIRAYDPDAVIVAPCGFDLEQIARNRTDLTEREGWSELTAVQEGRVWAMDGDHYLNRPGPRLVDTLEALAPIIQPELFDGPAADIAVPFDDLEEFEGLETGDEPAAPDSRAEIDSSP, encoded by the coding sequence ATGCGAATCGTCACGACGCTCCCCTCGGCGACCGAGATGGTGGCCACGCTCGGCTGCGAGCCAGTCGGCGTCTCCCACGAGTGCGACTATCCGCCGACCGCCGCGGCCGCGCCTGCCGTCACCCGCTCGCGGATCGATACCTCGGGCTCGAGCGGCGAGATCGATCGACAGGTCCTCGAGACCGCCGACACCGAGGACGGCGTCTACGACGTCGACGTCGAGACGCTCGACGGCCTCGAGCCGGACGTGATCGTCACGCAGGGGATGTGCGACGTCTGTGCGGTCGACGTGGCGGTCATCGAAGACGCCGTCGACCGGATTTCGGCCGAGCCGGAAATCGTCCCGACCGATCCCCACAGCGTCGGCGACGTACTGGACGACCTCGAGCGAATCGGTCGCGCGATCGGTCGCGAGGAGCGCGCTGGTGACGTCCGCGCCGATCTTGAGTCGCGTATAGAGATAGTCCAGAGCCGAACCAGGGATATCGACGCCACTGACCGTCCGCGTGTGGCGGTCTTCGACTGGACCGATCCCGCGATGATCGCGGGACATTGGACCGCCGAACTCGTCGACTGGGCCGGCGGCGAGTACGGGCTGGCCGACATCGGCGAGCGCTCGAGGCCGCGAGAGTGGGACGATATCCGCGCGTACGATCCCGACGCCGTGATCGTCGCGCCCTGTGGCTTCGACCTCGAGCAGATCGCGCGGAATCGAACGGATCTCACCGAACGCGAGGGGTGGAGCGAGCTGACGGCGGTCCAGGAGGGGCGCGTCTGGGCGATGGACGGTGATCACTATCTCAATCGGCCCGGACCGCGTCTGGTGGACACGCTCGAGGCGCTCGCGCCGATTATCCAGCCGGAGCTGTTCGACGGGCCGGCTGCGGATATCGCGGTCCCGTTCGACGACCTCGAGGAATTCGAGGGCCTCGAGACAGGGGACGAACCCGCCGCTCCCGACTCTCGAGCCGAAATCGACTCGAGCCCGTGA